In a single window of the Chondrocystis sp. NIES-4102 genome:
- a CDS encoding glutamate 5-kinase, whose protein sequence is MSHESQTIVVKIGTSSLTQATGQIAIATIASLVETLSYLRLQGHRVVLVTSGAVGIGCARLNLAERPRKMALKQAVAAVGQGRLMRIYDDLFSNLQQAIAQVLLTRRELVERATYVNASNTFKELLNLGVIPIVNENDTIAIDELKFGDNDTLSALVASLVQADWLFLLTDVDRMYSADPKTDPDAQPIKLVSSAEFDRLQVNAGSSGSQWGTGGMATKLAAARIATSTGVRTVITQGKQPQNIIKILQGEDIGTQFEAQPQTDNARKRWISYGLIPMGKLYLDSGAVKALSHQGTSLLPAGIIALEGEFSASDAVQLCNQDGVELGRGLVNYNSSEIKRIKGHHSNEIATILGYDGADTVVHRNNLVMQDVNLG, encoded by the coding sequence ATGAGTCATGAGTCTCAAACAATTGTGGTAAAAATAGGTACTTCTAGCCTGACACAAGCAACAGGTCAAATTGCGATCGCAACTATTGCTTCTTTAGTAGAAACTTTGAGTTATTTACGTCTACAGGGGCATCGTGTAGTCTTAGTTACCTCTGGGGCTGTGGGGATAGGATGTGCCAGACTTAATCTTGCTGAAAGACCACGAAAAATGGCTTTAAAACAAGCTGTAGCAGCAGTTGGGCAAGGACGTTTAATGAGGATTTATGATGATCTATTTAGTAATTTACAACAAGCGATCGCCCAAGTATTATTAACCCGACGGGAATTAGTTGAAAGAGCCACCTATGTTAATGCTTCTAACACTTTTAAAGAGTTATTAAACTTGGGTGTAATTCCCATTGTTAATGAAAACGATACTATTGCGATCGATGAACTGAAATTTGGCGACAATGACACTTTATCTGCCTTAGTAGCTAGTTTAGTGCAAGCAGATTGGTTATTTCTCCTAACCGATGTGGATCGTATGTATTCTGCTGATCCTAAAACAGATCCCGATGCTCAACCAATTAAATTAGTCAGTAGTGCAGAATTTGATAGGTTGCAGGTAAACGCAGGTTCTAGTGGTTCACAATGGGGTACGGGGGGTATGGCAACGAAATTAGCAGCAGCGAGAATTGCTACCTCCACAGGCGTTAGAACTGTGATCACCCAAGGTAAACAACCCCAAAATATTATTAAAATTTTGCAAGGGGAAGATATCGGCACACAATTTGAGGCGCAACCACAAACTGATAATGCTCGTAAACGTTGGATTTCCTACGGTTTAATTCCTATGGGTAAATTATATTTAGACTCTGGTGCAGTTAAAGCCCTTAGTCATCAGGGAACATCTTTATTACCTGCGGGGATCATCGCTTTAGAAGGGGAATTTTCCGCCTCCGATGCTGTGCAATTATGTAATCAAGACGGTGTGGAATTGGGCAGAGGTTTAGTTAATTACAACAGTAGTGAGATTAAACGCATTAAAGGGCATCATTCCAATGAAATTGCTACTATCTTAGGTTACGACGGTGCGGATACAGTGGTACATCGTAATAATTTGGTGATGCAGGATGTGAATTTAGGATAA